The Phragmites australis chromosome 15, lpPhrAust1.1, whole genome shotgun sequence genome window below encodes:
- the LOC133892139 gene encoding protein argonaute 18-like: MVPRRRRAPPNQQWVAKQGNSGGPMFLARPGHGYAGRWCVVRTNHFLVRLGNMDLHMYDVKPLFRPTPRGHLAGANAEGRVQGGHVEAGVRAPADRPRQKRGRLPVYDGRKSLFTAGKLPFDTKEYEVTLYADASKERKCTVAIKLARSISQDQLAMLVAGYPTDISAQALQVLGIVLRDVVLNEHKDME; this comes from the exons ATggtgccgcggcggcggagggcgcCGCCGAACCAGCAGTGGGTTGCTAAGCAGGGGAACAGCGGCGGGCCCATGTTCCTGGCGCGCCCCGGGCACGGCTACGCGGGGAGGTGGTGCGTCGTCAGGACCAACCACTTCCTCGTCCGCCTCGGCAACATGGACCTCCACATGTACGACGTAAAGCCACTTTTCCGCCCCACTCCTC GTGGGCATCTCGCCGGAGCCAACGCAGAAGGACGTGTACAGGGAGGTCATGTCGAGGCTGGTGTCCGAGCGCCAGCAGACCGACCTCGGCAAAAGAGAGGCCGCCTTCCCGTGTACGACGGCCGCAAGTCCCTCTTCACTGCGGGGAAGCTGCCGTTCGACACCAAGGAGTACGAAGTCACCCTCTATGCGGACGCAAG CAAGGAGAGGAAGTGCACGGTGGCGATCAAGCTCGCCAGGTCGATCAGCCAGGACCAGCTGGCTATGCTCGTGGCGGGCTATCCCACGGACATCTCGGCGCAGGCGTTGCAGGTCCTCGGCATCGTGCTGCGCGATGTCGTGCTCAACGAACACAAAGACATGGAGTAA